Within Nakaseomyces glabratus chromosome G, complete sequence, the genomic segment TTAATACAGAATAAGAATAATCCAGGTAATGCtaatattttggtttttggCCAGATACGAAGTTATGCGTGAATAACAACAATGAATATGTTTTACATGAAAACAACCACGACATCAAACTCCTTTGAATTATGAATCTCAAGTTTTTTCCACACTATGAATAAATTACTAAcatatctttatttttcttactTTTGAACCATCTAATATACCAATAACAGTGGATAAGaaggtaaaaaaatattacatTTATACAGTTTGTTGAACACTAACGTTGACGGTAACATCAAGATCGTCTACGCCTTGACCACCATTAAGGGTGTTGGTCGTCGTTACGCCAACTTGGTCTGTAAGAAGGCTGATGTCGACTTGAACAAGAGAGCCGGTGAATTGACCcaagaagaattggaaaGAGTTGTTCAAATCATGCAAAACCCAACTCAATACAAGATCCCAGCTTGGTTCTTGAACCGTCAAAGAGACATTGCTGACGGTAAGGACTACCACACTTTGGCTAACCAAGTCGAATCCAAGTTGAGAGACGATTTGGAAAGATTAAAGAAGATCAGAGCCCACCGTGGTATCAGACACTTCTGGGGTTTGCGTGTTAGAGGTCAACACACCAAGACCACCGGTAGAAGAAGAGCTTAAGCTCATACATTATGTGCATAACTTTTATCTTTTATACACaataacaagaaaaaatttttacTAATTTAAAATTTAAGCTTTATTATATCATCCACAACCTTTTCTctttataaaaataatcCCCCCCacatatatacaataattAATCGACATAGGTTCTAGTCAGACTACTTTATGTGGAAATAACCATGCAACTGGTTACAATTCTAGCCAAGGGTTAAGAAGGAGTCATTGAGTCTCTTTTGCAAATGTACatcaatttgtttttaatatttataaatatttattaaatgCTGAATAGTATCATAATAGTTTTACAACTTCGATTCCTCGAAAGGAACGAAACCgaattgaaaataataatggaTATGCTATATATGTTTGTGTCTCAACGAGGGATTCATTTCAAAGGTCATTATTTGGTGGTCCAAGCAAAGCAATTAGTGCTTGACGTTAACGTCTAGTGACTTTAAAGGTTCTTTCTTTACTTTTGTAACTTTCTTGCTCTTTGAAGGAGATGTCAAGTTCTCGTTATTGATCAGTCTGTTGACTCTTCTATTTGGGGAGGTCTTCACTGGAGTCAAAGTCTTGTTAGAAGCATCCAGGTGGAAAGTAAGTGCCTGGCTTCTCTTTTTTGTAGGGGATTTTGGTCTTGGCGACAGTGGTGCCTTCTTTGGCGACGAAGTGGAGAGAGGCAATGCAAGTTGTGGGACGCTTTCGGAGTCATCGCAAGAGGAAGTGTCTGTAGAGATGTTGAAATCCTCGGAAGGTGTTCTGGATGCCAAGGGCGTAGTTGATGTTGTGGAGCCGTTGGACCTTGATCTGTTGTCAGCGATGACCTTGTGTCTCTTCATGGCTTGTCTCTTGTTCTGGAACCACACCTGGACGGCTTTCTCAGTCATGTTACAACGCTGAGCAAGGTTGATCCTGGTCTGCTTGTCCGGGGTGCTGCATCTTTGGAACTCCGCCTGCAGGATATTGAGCTCCTGGGATGAAGTACGCCTTCTCTTTCTGCGGGCCAGCTGTGCGTTGTCAATCTTGGGCTCCTTTGTAGGGAAGGTCTCCTGGGAGTGTGTGATGAACGCAAATGCGCGCTTCTTATCGTCACTGGACGGGGTGCTGATAGCGGCCTTCACTGCCGAGATGGGCGTGAGTATGTTATCCAGCTTCTTGGACTTTGGCTTGGTAGCGAGCGGCGTAGCGGAGACAGGCGTAGCTGCTGGTGTGCTGGGTACGGTGTGCTGCACAGTGACCAGTCTGGGCTTAGGCGCAGGAGTGGCAAGGTAGTTGGCGTGTGGTGTGTGCATAGCGGAGGCGATGGCGGTGTAGCGCACGCAGCTCTCCACCGACTTCGGCCTGGCGACGTGCTGCGACAGGATCGGAGGCAGCCTAATGACTCCCTGGTTGTCGCATTGGAAGTTAGAAGTCAAGAATGGGGACTTCTCCTCGTGTATAACTGTGTTGAGGGCGGGCAGCATATTGTTACTGAGTGTGGAGTAGTATGCAAGTATATTTGTGtatttgtttattttattattggCTTTTTAATGGTTATGTGTATTTTAATTCTGCAAGATGTAGAGGTGAGAAACATAAGCTCTTATATATGTTTGGAGAGGGGAGTGGAAAGATAAACAAATCGATAACAAGTCCCGTTTAGGAATCGAAATGGCGTTGGTGTGTCCATGGTATGAAGCCTGCAGGCACTTATAGCCACAGGCTACATAGACTACATAGAATACATAGAATACTTAGACTACACAACAGGTACTGTCCCAAGAGCTTATTTAAAACTATAATTGAGAGAGCACCAATTGCCAATTTTGTATTTCCCACTAACGGTATGCGACGCGAACACGAAAATATTGGCATTTGGACGAGCAACGCGACGAAAACaggatgaaaaatttcaattacCCGATTGGGTTAAAGACAAACATGAATAGACTATGTAGTATAAGCAATGATCAATTAAGATTGATCATTGCTTATACTGAGAGAGGGAAGGAAAGAATAGCaggatatatttttgagtTTATTTACTTGTACGGACTAGACTAGCTGCATTATTTGACGTTCTTGAAGTACTCCTTGGAGTCCTCGACGGTTGGCTTGATGGTGGCTGCGCCTGGGGTCCAGTTGCATGGCAAGACGGTACCGTTCTTGTCGGTCCATTGGAAACCTTCGACCAATCTCAAGGCTTCTTCGACGTTTCTGCCTACTGGCAAGTCGTTGATGGTAATGTGTCTGACGATTCCCTTAGGGTCGATGATGAACAGGCCTCTCAAAGCGATACCTTCTTCCTCGATGAGGACACCGTAGTCGCGGGACAAGGTGTGGTTGGTGTCGGCTAGCAATGGGATGTCGACTGGGCCTAGACCACCGTCTTGTCTTGGGACGTTGGTCCATGCCAGCAGGGAGTACTCGGAGTCGGTGGAGGCGAACAAGACCTGGGCGTCCAGGGCTTCGAAGCGCTTAGCGGCCTCAGAGAAGGCGACGATCTCGGTTGGGCACACAAAGGTGAAGGCCAATGGCACGAAGGCTAGCACGACGTACTTGCCCTTGTATTTGTCCAGGGACACTTCATCGAACACACCGTCAATGACGGCGGTCTTCTTGAAAGTAGGAGCAGGCTTTTGAACTTGAGCGACCATTCTTGCTTTGTATTTGCTTAATACGCTGTGGCGTCCTCCAGACAAGGTTACGTAAAATTCTTTACTCGAGAACCACTTCCCTATTTATACATTTTCGTCGCTGCCATCCCATTGGCCATCGAGTCCCCTTAGTGATCTCAACCGTTAAATTTCCTCGTACACACATACATAGCTACATACCCAATTGGTGCTCTTCTCGAACCTGCTCTTCTCGAACCTACTCTTCTTCTCGAACCTGCACTTGCTCTTCATGGTCGTGCTGATCAGCAGTGTCCACTACAGTATGCTCTTCATGGCCTTGAGGCTGTCCCTGTTGTTGCTCTTGATCAGCAGTATGTGATGCTGGGTGCTCTTCAGGATCATGAGGCTGTTCCTCTTGCGATGGCTGTGGGGCCTGTGGGGCCTGTGGGGCCTGTGGGGCCTGTGGGGCCTGTGGACGTTGTACCAATTGCTCTCTTCTCTGCAGGATTGACAGCGTCTTTTCCTTTACATACGGGAAGAACAGTAGGATGAAAAGTACGAGGTTCTTAGGGATCGCCACAAACACGCTATCTCTGCTTGGATTTGGAACCACATGCTCGAGACAGGTATCTAGCACCTGCTGATGCTCGACAAAGTCAATGATACGGCCAACTTTGTCTACTACTGTGGTGGTGAAGCTCGGAGACGGGTTGACATGCTTGACGTCCCGCCACAGCAACACCAGGAGATCATCCcacatcttcttcagagGTGGGTTCCTAACCAACCGAGTACGTCTCGCTTTATATCTCTCCAGCGTAGCATTTAACAACACATACATCTTCTCCAGGAGCTCGACGTTAGCTTCGCTCTCATCTTTACTTAACctaataaatatttcacGCATGTACTTCAATTGCTCCTCTACAGGTATCACTGGAGGAACAACCTCCCCTTGGCCATCtgcattttcttcttgcaCTTCAGTCTCTTGACTACTCTCGCTGTTAGACTCAGAGATGAGACCAGCTGTGGTATATAGTTCCTGCCTTATACTCTGCAACTCTGCGGGCTCGATAATTAGCCTCTTCACAGACTTCTCAAGGTGGTCCCACCCTTTGACCCCGACAGAGCTGAAATACTGTCTCGAAACTCGACGCATCTCTACATGCTCCTCAATCGCCTTCAACTGCTCCTCATTCACCTCATTTAAATGCAAGTAGGCGGCCCACATCACCCATATTTCATGTGTGTTCCATACTGCCCGGGCAACAAGCAAGAGTACAATAAGGTAGCTGTATTTGGATGGCACCAGCGGACTGAACTCATAAAGAATGAACACAGGGATTAAGGCATTGTAACCAACGAGATACAAAGTTCTGAAGACTAAGAGACCTAAACCAATAAATTTGCCAAAATAGCGTACCATCCTCTGTTTGAAAGTATCTGGACGAACTGATGTTCTACTGGCTCGATCATCCCTATTTTGCCTTCTCACCCTTTGGCCTACCGAATTAACATTCTCGTGACCGAGCTCTATATTAGAAGAACTAATTGCCGAGCCATCGCGACCTACTGTAATAGAATTCTTCTTAATCTTTATACCAAGTGATTTTTCTAGGCGAGCAATGAAATCCTTTGATAGGTTAACCAGTTCTTTACTGTTGTTATCATAATCATAGTCAAAGCTAGAcatttcaaattctttgcCATCGATCTCAAGCTTAACGTCTCTCTCattcaaatatttacaattcACAAACACCTCCTTATCTTCTTCGACTAACAGACATTTCCAGTATAACTCACCCTCCAATGGGACAAGTTTCCTGCCTTCCTCGTCGAAGAACTCTAATTCTGGTTCATTGGCCATAGCTTCAAATGGCGATACAGAGCGCAGATTGCTGTTCAACCTCTGCAGAGAAGGCGTGGCCAAATTCTCTGATGTAGGAGTCCTCGTCAATGCTGGAGTATTCAGTCTTGTAGATGATTGCACATAGTCGAACAAGTTGGGGTTGGAGAAAAGCTCACTCCAAAACCCTGGTCCCGCTGGCTCATTAAACTCTTGGTTGATCTGTACATGCAGCTTATATGTGCCAGAAGCCTCAGAGCCATACTCTATACAGCTCATTATCTTTGatccattttcttttagtagGTTACCCTTGTATACAAGTTTTATGTCTTCAACCGAAAGGCTTAGTGTATGTGTGTAGACAGAACAGACAAATTCTTTGACATCTCTCACTGTTGTGTTCTCATCAAATTTCATGCTTCTAATGGAGAGCACAGAATCAGAAATGAACTCCAGCGTGTCaccttcatcttcttcctctgtTTCGTCCTCGTTATTCTTCAATTGTCTCTGTTCATGTGCACAGTTAAACATTATTGTAATCTTGGCTGCATCTGAGGGTAAAATGTCAACTCCAAGCAGGTCCAGCAACGTCAGTGAATCATAGCAGTGTGGATCAAGGTCATGTAAAAACTTGAACGGGATGTGGTTACCCTTTATCAAGAAGGCCAATAGATTATGTGTGCTGTGCTTCTCCATTAGACCACACATATTCTTATCCTCATCCTCTTCATATCTCACCAGTTTCTTAACCACTTCTTCAGCTAGTACATTCATTATTCCCATCTGCTTCAAGTCCACTCTTTCCACTATAGTTGTGGCGATCTTATCCAGAGAGAGAGTGTTAACTTCCAATCCCACAGTGACAAACTTACCAAAGTACTCGGGGCTATAGGCCAGCTTGATATCCTCACCGGACCTGTGCGCGTACCCACCTCTCTCTAATGTATGCACAAACTCCAGCCTGATGAATGATGGCACATCCAGCGATGCATCCGCATACGAATAGGTCCGCAGCGCCTCCTTCAGCGAGAAGTAAAGCGGCAGAACAGTGTCCTTATACTTGAGACCACACTCATCCACGGGCTCCACGGGCTCGACAGCACCCAGCACCAAGTGCAAGTACTGCACCAACCGACTCACTTTGGTCTCCGGAAACACATTCACATTCAAAGACCGGTCGCCGTGATAGACCCTAAGCTTCCAGGGCTTCCCAACTAGCAAATCCATACTTTACGTAGTCCTTTCAGTGATCAAGTTACTGTCTCTATCTGTTATCTGTATGGGCAAGCTCTCTTGTTACATTAGCAAGCTGTTTTTAACTTTGAGTGGCCCTTTTTGATTAAATTTCGCCTTTAAAGTTAGAAGGGCAGTCCAGCATTACTATCGGCAACATCAAGACAGGCATAAACAAACTTCATTAAATAGTTGATATTTACAATAAGAGATAGTAAGATGGGAAGGCGCATACATATAGACTATATACAGTAGAGATACAGAGTTTCACTTGGACGCCTTGGCCTCCAGCTCCTTCAATTCCTGTTCGAGTTTCTGGATGGCAGCCTCGTTCTCTTTGGTCTTCAATCTTGCGGCCTCGGCCTTCTTCTTACGGTCCTGGGCCTCGGCGTCTCTGCGCTCCAGCTCCTTGATCCACAATTGCTCCCTGAGCTTGGCCTTCTCCTTCATCTGGTcctccttcttcttctggtcgtacttgtccttaccgtaTATGAACGACCCCGCAACCAGTGCGGCCAGCGTCGCAGCCTGCAGACCCACTCTCCACCTGAAGTAGAACTGCGTCTTCTTCCTGTTGCCTATACGCATGTTCTGCGCGGCCAAAATAACAGCACCAGTGGTCAGCAGCGTACCAATGGGCACCAACGGTTGCTGCTTGCAATGGTACACAATCTTGTCCGCAAACGACAATTCCTCCACATCAGCATCCTCCACATCAAAACTACTAGGTAACCGCGACATTTGTACTCTACTTTTCTTCACGCCTTGTGCTGTAGAGAGCTTAAAAGATGAACAGTAACTTCAGACCTCTTATCTTTATAACAAccttcccccccccccttccTTGAACAAATCCCACCCCCAGAACTGACGAAATCCCACTTTTGTCACTTTACAGCTCAGAGCCTTCTCAATCTGATGCTTGTTTGCAGTTAAAAAGGGAACCTGAACAACCCAGTCCCTTTCTATCATGGCTTCGATCAGACAACAACAACTGCGCATCTATCCATGAAACACTACAAGTTGTACCTGCTGCTGGCTGGTGTCTATGCCGAGACCGTCGTCGGGCCGCTGGACGAGGACTTGCCCTCGATGGAGCCCGTTGCTGATCCAGAGCTCAGTCCGGTCACCGAGGAGATGTTCTCCTCCTGGGCGCTGTTCATTCTGCTGTTCCTGCTGATATCAGCGTTGTGGTCGAGCTATTACCTGAGCAGGAGGCGGATCAGGGCGGTACACGAGACCGTGCTGTCTATATTCTACGGTATGGTCGTGGGGCTTATCATCCGGATGAGTCCCGGGCACTACATCCAGGACACCGTGACGTTCAACTCCTCTTACTTCTTCAACGTGCTGCTGCCGCCTATTATCCTGAACTCAGGCTACGAGCTGAACCAGGTGAACTTCTTCAGCAATATAGTGTCCATCCTGACGTTCGCCATACCGGGGACGCTGATATCCGCAGTGGTCCTCGGGACAATCCTGTTCATATGGACTTCGCTGGGCCTCGAAGGCGTCAACATATCCTTTCTGGACGCACTCTCTGTGGGTGCCACCCTCTCTGCCACTGACCCGGTGACTATCCTTTCGATCTTCAACGCTTACAAAGTGGACCCTAAACTGTACACCATTATCTTCGGCGAATCGCTGCTGAACGACGCCATATCCATCGTCATGTTCGAGACATGCCAGAAGTTCCACGGCCAACCCGCTAAGTTCAGCTCATTATTCGCTGGTGCAGGGCTGTTCCTGATGACTTTCTCCGTCTCGCTGCTGATCGGTGTGCTGATCGGTATGCTAGTGGCATTGATACTGAAACACACGCACATCAGGAGATACCCACAGATAGAGAGCTGCCTGATACTGCTGATCGCTTACGAGTCGTACTTCTTCTCCAACGGGTGCCACATGTCAGGTATCGTCTCCTTACTGTTCTGCGGTATTACATTGAAACACTACGCTTACTACAACATGTCTAGAAGAACGCAGGTCACAGTGAAGTACATCTTCCAGCTGCTGGCAAGACTGTCTGAgaacttcatcttcataTACTTGGGCCTGGCGCTGTTCACAGAGGTCGAGCTGGTCTACAAGCCTCTGCTCATCATCGTCACGGCCATATCCATCTGTGTAGCACGGTGGTGTGCCGTGTTTCCTCTGTCGAACTTCGTCAACTGGATTTACCGTGTGCGCACACTGCACTCTATCAGACCATCCGTCGGCGAAAGCATCGCTGTCCCAGATGAAATCCCTTACAACTACCAAGTCATGACTTTCTGGGCCGGCCTAAGAGGTGCTGTGGGTGTCGCCCTGGCGATGGGCCTCCAAGGTGAATTCAAATTCACATTGCTAGCAACAGTACTGGTGGTCGTAGTGTTAACTGTGGTCATTTTCGGTGGTACCACAGCAGGTATGTTAGAAGTCATGAATATCAAGACAGGCTGCGTGGACAATGGCGATCCAGAAGAGGACgaatttgatattgaaaatgtTGGCGAAGATCCGCTCGATGACGAACCATTACAATTTAACGCTAACTCCAGAAACCTGATGCGACCATATACCGACTTACCAACCCCTGTGGGTAACGTCAGAGATTTCGATGAAAACGATTTCCCATCAATGTCTGCAACACCAGACCGGATGTCTGAACAGGCTGCTAGTTCACAGAGGCCTTCTGGCGAACGGACGAACTTGAAGGATGCCATTGGAAATATGCTCCGGACTGACTCGCAATGGTTCCAAAATTTCGATGAGCAAGTCTTGAAACCAGTGTTCTTAGACAGTACTTCTTCCCCCATGACAAATAGGGACGAAGGTTTGAACAGTAACAGAGATTCTCCTAGATTTATGTCATCTCGtaaataatttatataGAATGATAAACAATTCCGCATCTAATATTAGTAGCTTTCTTTGTTATGAAGTATATACTAGTACAAGCCTTTCCTCGAAGGCGAACTCATGTCAAAGTAATGCATTATTCCAATTAACTCTGAATTACATGCTCTCGGTATTGCAGATATCCAACACCCATCTACTTAGTCTCAAAACATCATCATCGAGGTAAACCTCATTTAGTAATGCGTTATATTTAAGGACAATTTCCAGGAATGCACTAATGCATAAATTGTATAGAACCGAGACAGCGTCTGGTCCTTGCTCAACTTCTTTATTAAACAAAGTAGCGGTTAAACTAGACTTAGGATCCCAGTCAGCAAATCTTCCTAAAACGCCTACTGACCTTTCCAAAACCTTGAGTACTTCACCGACTGAAGCAACAACAACGCCTTTCTGATCTTCTGCATGCGATTTAACTAAAAATCCCATCAATGCAACTACTGCGCATCCATTACAAGATGCCAA encodes:
- the RPS18B gene encoding 40S ribosomal protein uS13 (CAGL0G07227g~Ortholog(s) have role in endonucleolytic cleavage in ITS1 to separate SSU-rRNA from 5.8S rRNA and LSU-rRNA from tricistronic rRNA transcript (SSU-rRNA, 5.8S rRNA, LSU-rRNA), rRNA export from nucleus), yielding MSSLVVAEQGSFQHILRLLNTNVDGNIKIVYALTTIKGVGRRYANLVCKKADVDLNKRAGELTQEELERVVQIMQNPTQYKIPAWFLNRQRDIADGKDYHTLANQVESKLRDDLERLKKIRAHRGIRHFWGLRVRGQHTKTTGRRRA
- the YOX1 gene encoding Yox1p (CAGL0G07249g~Ortholog(s) have RNA polymerase II regulatory region sequence-specific DNA binding, transcriptional repressor activity, RNA polymerase II transcription factor binding activity), producing MLPALNTVIHEEKSPFLTSNFQCDNQGVIRLPPILSQHVARPKSVESCVRYTAIASAMHTPHANYLATPAPKPRLVTVQHTVPSTPAATPVSATPLATKPKSKKLDNILTPISAVKAAISTPSSDDKKRAFAFITHSQETFPTKEPKIDNAQLARRKRRRTSSQELNILQAEFQRCSTPDKQTRINLAQRCNMTEKAVQVWFQNKRQAMKRHKVIADNRSRSNGSTTSTTPLASRTPSEDFNISTDTSSCDDSESVPQLALPLSTSSPKKAPLSPRPKSPTKKRSQALTFHLDASNKTLTPVKTSPNRRVNRLINNENLTSPSKSKKVTKVKKEPLKSLDVNVKH
- the TSA1 gene encoding thioredoxin peroxidase TSA1 (CAGL0G07271g~Putative thioredoxin peroxidase; protein differentially expressed in azole resistant strain); amino-acid sequence: MVAQVQKPAPTFKKTAVIDGVFDEVSLDKYKGKYVVLAFVPLAFTFVCPTEIVAFSEAAKRFEALDAQVLFASTDSEYSLLAWTNVPRQDGGLGPVDIPLLADTNHTLSRDYGVLIEEEGIALRGLFIIDPKGIVRHITINDLPVGRNVEEALRLVEGFQWTDKNGTVLPCNWTPGAATIKPTVEDSKEYFKNVK
- the USA1 gene encoding Usa1p (CAGL0G07293g~Ortholog(s) have protein complex scaffold activity, role in mRNA splicing, via spliceosome, positive regulation of protein oligomerization, ubiquitin-dependent ERAD pathway and Hrd1p ubiquitin ligase ERAD-L complex localization) — translated: MDLLVGKPWKLRVYHGDRSLNVNVFPETKVSRLVQYLHLVLGAVEPVEPVDECGLKYKDTVLPLYFSLKEALRTYSYADASLDVPSFIRLEFVHTLERGGYAHRSGEDIKLAYSPEYFGKFVTVGLEVNTLSLDKIATTIVERVDLKQMGIMNVLAEEVVKKLVRYEEDEDKNMCGLMEKHSTHNLLAFLIKGNHIPFKFLHDLDPHCYDSLTLLDLLGVDILPSDAAKITIMFNCAHEQRQLKNNEDETEEEDEGDTLEFISDSVLSIRSMKFDENTTVRDVKEFVCSVYTHTLSLSVEDIKLVYKGNLLKENGSKIMSCIEYGSEASGTYKLHVQINQEFNEPAGPGFWSELFSNPNLFDYVQSSTRLNTPALTRTPTSENLATPSLQRLNSNLRSVSPFEAMANEPELEFFDEEGRKLVPLEGELYWKCLLVEEDKEVFVNCKYLNERDVKLEIDGKEFEMSSFDYDYDNNSKELVNLSKDFIARLEKSLGIKIKKNSITVGRDGSAISSSNIELGHENVNSVGQRVRRQNRDDRASRTSVRPDTFKQRMVRYFGKFIGLGLLVFRTLYLVGYNALIPVFILYEFSPLVPSKYSYLIVLLLVARAVWNTHEIWVMWAAYLHLNEVNEEQLKAIEEHVEMRRVSRQYFSSVGVKGWDHLEKSVKRLIIEPAELQSIRQELYTTAGLISESNSESSQETEVQEENADGQGEVVPPVIPVEEQLKYMREIFIRLSKDESEANVELLEKMYVLLNATLERYKARRTRLVRNPPLKKMWDDLLVLLWRDVKHVNPSPSFTTTVVDKVGRIIDFVEHQQVLDTCLEHVVPNPSRDSVFVAIPKNLVLFILLFFPYVKEKTLSILQRREQLVQRPQAPQAPQAPQAPQAPQPSQEEQPHDPEEHPASHTADQEQQQGQPQGHEEHTVVDTADQHDHEEQVQVREEE
- the RCF1 gene encoding respiratory supercomplex assembly factor RCF1 (CAGL0G07315g~Ortholog(s) have role in mitochondrial respiratory chain complex IV assembly, mitochondrial respiratory chain supercomplex assembly), with product MSRLPSSFDVEDADVEELSFADKIVYHCKQQPLVPIGTLLTTGAVILAAQNMRIGNRKKTQFYFRWRVGLQAATLAALVAGSFIYGKDKYDQKKKEDQMKEKAKLREQLWIKELERRDAEAQDRKKKAEAARLKTKENEAAIQKLEQELKELEAKASK
- the NHX1 gene encoding bifunctional K:H/Na:H antiporter NHX1 (CAGL0G07337g~Ortholog(s) have Golgi apparatus localization) translates to MKHYKLYLLLAGVYAETVVGPLDEDLPSMEPVADPELSPVTEEMFSSWALFILLFLLISALWSSYYLSRRRIRAVHETVLSIFYGMVVGLIIRMSPGHYIQDTVTFNSSYFFNVLLPPIILNSGYELNQVNFFSNIVSILTFAIPGTLISAVVLGTILFIWTSLGLEGVNISFLDALSVGATLSATDPVTILSIFNAYKVDPKLYTIIFGESLLNDAISIVMFETCQKFHGQPAKFSSLFAGAGLFLMTFSVSLLIGVLIGMLVALILKHTHIRRYPQIESCLILLIAYESYFFSNGCHMSGIVSLLFCGITLKHYAYYNMSRRTQVTVKYIFQLLARLSENFIFIYLGLALFTEVELVYKPLLIIVTAISICVARWCAVFPLSNFVNWIYRVRTLHSIRPSVGESIAVPDEIPYNYQVMTFWAGLRGAVGVALAMGLQGEFKFTLLATVLVVVVLTVVIFGGTTAGMLEVMNIKTGCVDNGDPEEDEFDIENVGEDPLDDEPLQFNANSRNLMRPYTDLPTPVGNVRDFDENDFPSMSATPDRMSEQAASSQRPSGERTNLKDAIGNMLRTDSQWFQNFDEQVLKPVFLDSTSSPMTNRDEGLNSNRDSPRFMSSRK